In the Afipia sp. GAS231 genome, GCTCTTCATTCCTTCGCCTTGTCGCAGCGGTTTCTGCTGAAGGATTCCGGAATCCGCGTGCTCGAGATCGCTCCGCCCTGGGTGCGCACCGACCTCATGAACAGCCGCGAGGCGGAGCAGGCGATGCCGCTGGATCAGTTCATCGCCGAAACCTTGACTGTCCTGGCCACAGACGCCGACGAAATCGTGGTGGAAGCCGCCAAGGCATTCCGCGGTAACCCCGGCCCGAACGAGCACGCACTCGTCAACGGCTTCAATCAACAGGCGATGGCGCTTTTCGCGGCTGGCTAGCATTTCCGTGGCGCGGCATCGGCGCGGATCGACGGTCGTGACCTATTCGGCAACGTCGATGCCGCCACGGAGAAGCGAAAGTATCTGTTTTGCTATCGCGGAAGGCGTATCCCGTTCCTTCTTGAACCAGAAGAGGGACCAGGAAAGCGCTCCTATGACGGTGAGACGAAGATAACGCCGATCGACTCCTTTCCGCAACGGAAGGTCGTCGATGAGGTCGGCGAAAATTTTCTCGTATTGGTCACGCAGCGCGATGACCCTTGCCTTGATACTTTCCGGATAGTGCCACGGGGGCATCACGAAGAGCGCCTGGTTTGCCCGACGCCAATCGAGCAAGCCGGTCGTATGCGCGATGCAGGCCGTCTCCATGCGTTGCCAGGGGTCGGTTTTAGCTGCAATCGCATCGTTGACCCTGTTGAGCAGTTCGATACCGCCTTTTTCCCAAACCGCCCACAAGAGCTCTTCCTTCGATTCGAAGTGGTAGTAGACGGAGGCCGGCTGCATGTCCGCAGCCGCGGCGATGTCCCGCATCGAAGCGCCGTCGAAACCCTGCTTGTTGAACAGGGTTTCCGCTTCGGAAATGATCCGCGCCTTGGCCTGAGCGCCCTTCGTCAGCGGCGGTCTGTCGCCCTGTATCTTCTTGGCGTTTCTCGACTTTTGCCGCTTTGTCGCCGTTTCCGATGTCATCGCTAATGAATTCCGTTCTTGACCCTTGATTTTCTACCGATCGTTAGGTAAAAATCTAACGAACGTTCGACAAATTAAAGTTCACGCATGAGGAAACGTAACCATGCCCGTTCCTAGCAGGTTGGACCGGTACATCGAAACAGAGAAGCAGCGGCATTTCCCCCGGGATTTCATGGTTGGGTGGGAAGCCTACGAGACGTGGGACGAAGCTACCGTCGGCCAGAGCGGTCCGGGGCAACGTACGTTCAGGATCACGGAAGAAGACATCCTGGACTACAACCGTGCGTGCGGTGAAACCGACCCCCTGATGGTCGATCCGGAGTATGCCGGAAAGAACTCTCCCACGGGTGAACTCCTTCAACATCCGATCTTCGTCACAACGATCGCCTTCTACAGCTTGGGCGAGAGCGGAATCGGGACCTGGATCCGGACCCCCGGCGCCCGCAATCCCCAGCAGCGCATCGAGATCGTCGAGCCGTTCCGGTACGGCGAGATCGTCACCACGACCGTCACCACGGCCGACAAGTTCACCCAGCGCAGCAAGCCCTATCTTCAGATGCTTCTCGACTTCCGGAACGAGAAGAATGCCCTGAAGGCTCGTTGGTGGTGCTCGCTGATCCTCCCCGAGACGCGTGCGGATGTCGCCCGTTTCGCCAACGCTTGAAAGGAGCCGGCAGATGTCGATTTTGTTCAGGAATATCGAGGCAGGTTACCAGTTTCAGCCGGTCGTCCAGCTCTATGCCCAGTCCGCCATCGATCACTATGCTCTGGCTTCGCTGGACATGAACCCCGTTCACACCAACGAGGAATGGGCTGCGCGCGCGAAAGTATTCGGCGTTCCCGAGACGGTTGGTCACGGAATGATGACCATGTCGACGCTGGCTTCGGTCGTGACGCGCGAGTGGGGGGTGATCGGAAAGCACGGTGGTTCGCTTCGATTCGTCGATGCGAAATTCACGAAGCCGGTCAAGGTGGGCGAGACCGTGACCGCCACAGGGACGGTCAAGCGAAAGCATCACCATGGACCGGGAAAGAATTGGGTTCTGATCGCGGTCGAGGCAAAGGACTCCGCAGGTGACCTCATCGGACTCGCCGAGGTCGGATACAACCTGCCCGACTAGATCGGCCAGGGCCGGGGCTTCCCGCGGCTTTTCGCGCGGTTGCTCCGAGCGTTCGAAAAGAACATCAGGGAGGTCGTCATGCCGAACAGAATTGGCGATGCGTTGTACTGGCACGCCACCTACACGCCCAACAAGATCGCACTCATCTCCTCTTTGGGCGATCAGACTTACGCGCAGCTATGGTCCCGCGTCTGCCGTCTGAGCAACGCTTTGGCAGGGTTGGGACTAAGGCCGGGCGACCGGATCGCCCTGCTCATGCAGAACAGCAGCCGCTATATCGAGGTCTATCAGGCCGCGGCACTGATGGGGCTCGCCGTCGTGCCCCTCAACTTCCGGTTCGTCGCCACCGAGATCGAATATGTCGTCAACCACGCCGGCGCGCGGGCGCTGGTCTTCGACGCTGCCCTTGCGGATACGGTCAATCCACTCCGGACAGTGCTGCCCTCGGCCGCCAGCCGATACATCGTCACTGACGGCGACGGGACTTCCACCACTCACTCTTACGAAGCGTTGATCGCATCGGCAAGCGAAGCGCCGCCTCCCGAGCCGGCCGATCTGTCGGCGTGCTATTTCCAGGGCTACACGTCCGGCACGACCGGATTCCCGAAGGGGTGCGTCAACCCGCATAGAGAATTCGCCGACTGCCTGCGCCGGATCGCGACGATCTACGGCATCACCGCTGACGATCGGGAACTGGTAGCGGCGCCTCTCTTCCATGAGGCGCCCGCGCTGTTCGCGCTGCTGCAGATTTTCCGCGGCGGTACCGTCATCGTAACGAGCGACACTTCGCCGGCCAACGTCTTCGCAACGATCGACCGGGAGAGTGCGACGTGGACCTTCATGGTGCCGACCATGTGGGCTGCGATGGTCAGCAGCGAAGAGATCGACCGGTTCGACCTCGGGTCCCTGCACCTTCTTTTGAGCGGCGGATCGCCCCTGCTGACTCACACGAAGGAGGCGATCCTGAAACGACTTCCGAATGCCGGCCTCAACGAGTTCTACGGCGCTACCGAAGTCGGCCTGGTGACAAACCTGCCTCCCGAGGACCAGAGACGCAAGGTCCGGTCGGTCGGCAAGCCGGTGATCGGGATGTTCGTCGAATTGAGGGACGAAGACGGCAACGTCGTTCCGAGCGGAGAGGTCGGAGAAATCCACATCGGCGGGGCCACGATCATTCGGGAATACTTCAACAATCCGGAAGCGACGGCCCAGGCGCGAAAGGGCAGCTTCTTCACCCTGGGCGATATGGGCCGCTTCGACGAGGAGGGCCATCTCTATATCGTCGATCGCAAGAAGGACATGATCATCAGCGGCGGCGAGAACATATTTCCGAATGACATCGAAGAGGTGATTTATCGGCACCCAGCGGTCGAAATGGCTGCCGTGGTCGGCGCTCCGGATCCCAAATGGGGTGAGATCGTCGTGGCTGCCGTCACGCTGAAGCCAGGCCATTCCCTCGACGAGGCTGAACTCATCGCCCACTGCAAGAATTTTCTGTCGAGCTTCAAGGTTCCGAAGAAGATCGATTTCCGGGACCAGATGCCGATGTCGTCGTTCGGCAAGATACTTCGGCGAGACGTTCGAAAATCATACTGGCAACAGCAGGAAGCGCAGGTTTGATCCGGGGAGACGGTCGCAGGGCAGCGTTGGAAAGGAAATGAGGTCAATTGCTTCCTTGGCCTGCCAGCCGTCGCATGTCAGTCGCTCGCCGCAATGCGCGCGGCGGATGGCCGTACAGGCGCAAGAAGGCTCGGCGCATCCGCTCCTTATCGCCGAACCCGACGTTGCGCGCGATGACTTCGATCGGCTCGATCCCCTCCTGCACACGTGGAAGGGCCACCTCGGCCCGCAAGCGCTCGACGGCCCGCGCAGGCGTGTCGCCTGTCTCCTTGAGAAACAAACGGGCGAATTGACGGGAGCTGATCCGCGCAGCGCCGGCCATCCTTTCAACGGAAAGCGGTTCGTGGAGATGCTCGCGTGCGAACTTCAGCGCGTCTCTGACCCGATCGGAGGGAGGCTCAAGTTCGAGCATCGTCGAAAATTGCGACTGGCCGCCCGATCTGCGATGATAGACGACCATTTCACGTGCGACCGCCTTTGACGCATCAA is a window encoding:
- a CDS encoding TetR/AcrR family transcriptional regulator gives rise to the protein MTSETATKRQKSRNAKKIQGDRPPLTKGAQAKARIISEAETLFNKQGFDGASMRDIAAAADMQPASVYYHFESKEELLWAVWEKGGIELLNRVNDAIAAKTDPWQRMETACIAHTTGLLDWRRANQALFVMPPWHYPESIKARVIALRDQYEKIFADLIDDLPLRKGVDRRYLRLTVIGALSWSLFWFKKERDTPSAIAKQILSLLRGGIDVAE
- a CDS encoding MaoC family dehydratase N-terminal domain-containing protein, whose translation is MPVPSRLDRYIETEKQRHFPRDFMVGWEAYETWDEATVGQSGPGQRTFRITEEDILDYNRACGETDPLMVDPEYAGKNSPTGELLQHPIFVTTIAFYSLGESGIGTWIRTPGARNPQQRIEIVEPFRYGEIVTTTVTTADKFTQRSKPYLQMLLDFRNEKNALKARWWCSLILPETRADVARFANA
- a CDS encoding MaoC family dehydratase: MSILFRNIEAGYQFQPVVQLYAQSAIDHYALASLDMNPVHTNEEWAARAKVFGVPETVGHGMMTMSTLASVVTREWGVIGKHGGSLRFVDAKFTKPVKVGETVTATGTVKRKHHHGPGKNWVLIAVEAKDSAGDLIGLAEVGYNLPD
- a CDS encoding class I adenylate-forming enzyme family protein, translating into MPNRIGDALYWHATYTPNKIALISSLGDQTYAQLWSRVCRLSNALAGLGLRPGDRIALLMQNSSRYIEVYQAAALMGLAVVPLNFRFVATEIEYVVNHAGARALVFDAALADTVNPLRTVLPSAASRYIVTDGDGTSTTHSYEALIASASEAPPPEPADLSACYFQGYTSGTTGFPKGCVNPHREFADCLRRIATIYGITADDRELVAAPLFHEAPALFALLQIFRGGTVIVTSDTSPANVFATIDRESATWTFMVPTMWAAMVSSEEIDRFDLGSLHLLLSGGSPLLTHTKEAILKRLPNAGLNEFYGATEVGLVTNLPPEDQRRKVRSVGKPVIGMFVELRDEDGNVVPSGEVGEIHIGGATIIREYFNNPEATAQARKGSFFTLGDMGRFDEEGHLYIVDRKKDMIISGGENIFPNDIEEVIYRHPAVEMAAVVGAPDPKWGEIVVAAVTLKPGHSLDEAELIAHCKNFLSSFKVPKKIDFRDQMPMSSFGKILRRDVRKSYWQQQEAQV